The Candidatus Fusobacterium pullicola nucleotide sequence CAACTCCTAATGACAGCATTCTTTGTGCATCTTCTGGAGTGATAACCCCTCCTGCACCAAATACTGGTATATCTATATTTTGAGTAATCTCTTCCATTATATCCCAAGAGTCTAAATCTGTTCCTAGATGTCCTCCGGCATTTCCTCCCTCTACAACTATTGCATCAGCTCCAAGTTTTTGTGAAATCTTTGCAAGTTTTAATGTAGATACTATTGGAATTACTTTTACTCCTGTTCCTTTCACAACTTCAAATATATCTCTTGAAAATCCAGCACCAAATATAATCACATCTATCCCATCTTCTATCGAAGCTTTTACTAAATCCATAAAATTTGAAACAGCATACATTATGTTTACTCCCAATGCTCCGCCTTGGTTTGTAATCATATCTCTTGCTTTTTTTATCTCAGCCTTTAATTCATCTGTAGATAATGTTGTTCCTGCTATTACTCCTAATCCACCTTCATTGGCTACAGCTGCTGCCAATTTTGCCATAGATACTCTAATAGCCATTCCACCTTGAATTATTGGTACTTTTATCTCTAAATCTCCTATTTTAACCATATTAAAATCTACCTCCTAAAATAACTCTAGGTAAATTATAACACGTGTTATTATATTAGTAAAGAAATAAATTACATATGTATTTTTTAAATTTTAATAACTCTTTTTTTTCTTCTATTTTCTAAAAATTTATCTAAATTTTCCATAGAGTAATTAATTATACTCTCAACTGGATAACCTACCTCTTCTATTAATAATTGAGCTTCTTTAAATTCTCCTATATCATACGAAATATGTGAATCTGTACCCAAGCTAACCATTGCTTCATATTTTTTACAAAGCTCCAATATTTTTTTACAATTTGGTCTTGATCCTTTTCTTGAATTTTTTAAAGAAGAATTATTAATCTCGATAGCAACTCCAGCCTTTACAGCTTCTTGTACTACTAACTCATACTCTAATGGAAATTGTGGATTTCCTAAATGCACCATGATATCTATTTTCTGACTTCTGATCATATTAATTACAGCTCTTGTATTTTTTATGATATCACTAGGGTCTCCATAGGCTTCAACTGTATGAAGTCCACATAGAATAATATCCATTACATCATATATTCTTTGATTTATATCAAAATTTCCATTTTCATCAATTATGTTAGTTTCTACTCCCTTTAAAACTCTCAAATCACCTACATACTCAGGTATAACTCTCATATTTACCAAACTCCACCAATGTGGTGAATCTTGTAGTGCTGGTCCATGATTAGTAATAGCTATTACCCTCATTCCCTTTTCTTGAGCACTTCTTATGTTCTCTTCTAGAGTACTGTAGGCATGTGGGTTAACATTTGTAT carries:
- a CDS encoding nitronate monooxygenase, coding for MVKIGDLEIKVPIIQGGMAIRVSMAKLAAAVANEGGLGVIAGTTLSTDELKAEIKKARDMITNQGGALGVNIMYAVSNFMDLVKASIEDGIDVIIFGAGFSRDIFEVVKGTGVKVIPIVSTLKLAKISQKLGADAIVVEGGNAGGHLGTDLDSWDIMEEITQNIDIPVFGAGGVITPEDAQRMLSLGVDGVQMGSRFVASEECEVDDFFKNMYVNAKEGDIVEMMSSAGLPANAIMSPFVQKILDDNPDRPTHCVKCLKKCTYKFCVNERLVRGHDGDYEGGIFFAGRDAWKINEILSVHEIFNRFKKVFKE
- a CDS encoding phosphatase produces the protein MRYLIDLHIHTNVNPHAYSTLEENIRSAQEKGMRVIAITNHGPALQDSPHWWSLVNMRVIPEYVGDLRVLKGVETNIIDENGNFDINQRIYDVMDIILCGLHTVEAYGDPSDIIKNTRAVINMIRSQKIDIMVHLGNPQFPLEYELVVQEAVKAGVAIEINNSSLKNSRKGSRPNCKKILELCKKYEAMVSLGTDSHISYDIGEFKEAQLLIEEVGYPVESIINYSMENLDKFLENRRKKRVIKI